A DNA window from Oryctolagus cuniculus chromosome 21, mOryCun1.1, whole genome shotgun sequence contains the following coding sequences:
- the HCAR2 gene encoding hydroxycarboxylic acid receptor 2, whose product MNQHRPQSHFLEIDKKNCCVFRDDFIANVLPPVLGLEFVFGLLGNGLALWIFCFHLKSWKSSRIFLFNLAVADFLLIICLPFLTDNYMRKWDWRFGDIPCRLMLFMLAMNRQGSIIFLTVVAVDRYFRVVHPHHALNKISNRTAAAISCLLWGVTIGLTVHLLRKRMLTQNGPANLCSSFSICNTFRWHDAMFLLEFFLPLAIILFCSARIVWSLRQRQMDRHVKIKRAINFIMVVAVVFIICFLPSVAVRMRIFWLLRTAGTQDCDVYRSVDLAFFITLSFTYMNSMLDPLVYYFSSPSFPNFFSALINRCLRRSPAGEPENNRSTSVELTGDPSTTRSAPDALVAEPNGPRSPSYLVPNPR is encoded by the coding sequence ATGAACCAGCACCGCCCGCAGAGCCATTTTCTGGAGATAGACAAGAAGAACTGCTGCGTGTTCCGAGATGACTTCATCGCCAACGTGCTGCCGCCCGTGCTGGGGCTGGAGTTCGTGTTCGGGCTGCTGGGCAATGGCCTCGCCTTGTGGATTTTCTGCTTCCACCTCAAGTCCTGGAAATCCAGCCGGATTTTCCTGTTCAACCTGGCCGTGGCTGACTTCCTCCTGATCATTTGCCTGCCCTTCCTGACGGACAACTATATGAGGAAGTGGGATTGGAGGTTCGGGGACATCCCATGCCGGCTGATGCTCTTCATGCTGGCCATGAACCGCCAGGGCAGCATCATCTTCCTCACGGTGGTCGCCGTGGACAGGTACTTCCGGGTGGTCCACCCTCACCACGCCCTGAACAAGATCTCCAACCGGACAGCGGCCGCCATCTCCTGCCTGCTGTGGGGCGTCACCATCGGCCTGACGGTCCACCTCCTGCGCAAAAGGATGCTGACCCAGAACGGCCCGGCCAATCTGTGCAGCAGCTTCAGCATCTGCAACACCTTCCGGTGGCACGACGCCATGTTCCTTCTGGAGTTCTTCCTGCCCCTCGCCATCATCCTCTTCTGCTCGGCCCGGATCGTCTGGAGCCTGCGGCAGAGGCAGATGGACAGGCACGTCAAGATCAAGAGGGCCATCAACTTCATCATGGTGGTGGCCGTGGTCTTCATCATCTGCTTCCTGCCCAGCGTGGCCGTGCGGATGCGTATCTTCTGGCTCCTGCGCACGGCGGGGACGCAGGACTGTGATGTGTACCGCTCCGTCGACCTGGCCTTCTTCATCACCCTCAGCTTCACCTATATGAACAGCATGCTGGACCCCCTGGTCTACTACTTCTCCAGCCCCTCGTTCCCCAACTTCTTCTCCGCGCTCATCAACCGCTGCCTCCGGAGGAGCCCAGCAGGTGAGCCGGAGAACAACAGGAGCACCAGCGTGGAGCTCACTGGGGACCCGAGCACCACTCGGAGCGCTCCGGACGCGCTAGTGGCCGAGCCCAACGGGCCACGGAGCCCCTCCTACCTGGTCCCAAATCCTCGTTAG